One segment of Bacteroidales bacterium DNA contains the following:
- a CDS encoding DUF4065 domain-containing protein: MSIKLSQKQIGQRIAELRKRKGLSQEDLAKSIKISRPSLAQIELGNRSVDILELQSLSMVLGFSLDDFMSSDYKVSQEIEINAEMKTKIQQERISVPNLQVNKFKNVLLYILERCAGKPNVGETVLYKLLYFSDFNYYELYEEQLTGASYRKLPYGPVPQKLDAIINQMIDQSQLQRVKTEYHDYPQARYLPLVKADLTQLKASEKEVIDRVIEQMSDWSAARISNYSHKDMPWLVSKEGEEINYELVFYRESPHSVRDYEDEIEEQ; this comes from the coding sequence ATGAGCATAAAACTGTCGCAAAAACAAATAGGCCAAAGGATAGCCGAACTTCGCAAACGGAAAGGGCTGTCTCAGGAAGATTTGGCAAAGAGCATCAAGATTTCCCGACCGTCTTTGGCTCAGATAGAGTTAGGGAATAGAAGTGTTGATATTCTTGAATTACAAAGTTTGTCAATGGTCTTGGGTTTTTCCTTAGATGATTTTATGTCAAGCGATTACAAGGTCAGCCAGGAAATTGAAATTAATGCAGAAATGAAAACCAAAATACAGCAAGAGCGTATTTCTGTTCCCAATTTGCAAGTCAATAAGTTTAAGAATGTGCTTTTATACATTCTTGAACGGTGTGCAGGTAAACCGAATGTCGGTGAAACTGTCCTTTACAAGTTGTTGTATTTCTCCGATTTCAACTACTACGAATTGTATGAAGAGCAATTGACAGGCGCCAGTTATCGGAAGTTACCTTACGGACCGGTTCCGCAAAAGTTAGACGCAATCATTAACCAAATGATTGACCAAAGTCAATTACAAAGAGTGAAAACAGAATATCATGACTATCCGCAAGCCCGCTACCTGCCTTTGGTGAAAGCGGATCTGACCCAGTTAAAAGCCAGTGAAAAAGAAGTTATCGACAGGGTTATTGAGCAAATGAGTGATTGGTCGGCTGCCAGGATCAGCAATTATTCTCATAAAGATATGCCCTGGTTGGTTTCAAAAGAGGGAGAAGAAATTAATTACGAATTGGTTTTTTACAGAGAATCTCCCCATTCTGTGAGAGACTATGAGGACGAAATTGAAGAACAATGA
- a CDS encoding sigma-70 family RNA polymerase sigma factor translates to MLTDLQEIIESVKKGDQAAFRRIVEEYRQQAFSLAFRIMCDEEEARDVVQESFIKVWQKIETYDMTQKFSTWLYKIVANSAIDRLRQIKRHNLVNLEKVISQLDHINREITQMEVDNKETTELIRWLAEGLPEKQQIVFVLRDLQGIESSEVRQILNLSENSVKSNLYHARKAIREKLLKVIK, encoded by the coding sequence ATGCTGACTGACCTGCAGGAAATCATTGAAAGCGTTAAAAAAGGCGATCAGGCCGCGTTCCGCAGAATAGTGGAGGAATACCGGCAGCAGGCTTTCAGCCTGGCGTTCCGGATAATGTGCGACGAAGAAGAGGCACGGGATGTCGTCCAGGAAAGTTTTATCAAGGTCTGGCAAAAGATAGAAACATACGACATGACGCAGAAATTTTCAACCTGGCTTTACAAGATAGTCGCCAACAGTGCGATAGACCGGTTAAGGCAGATCAAAAGGCACAACCTGGTCAACCTTGAAAAAGTCATCAGCCAATTAGATCACATCAATCGTGAGATCACGCAGATGGAGGTCGATAATAAAGAAACCACCGAGCTCATCAGGTGGTTGGCAGAAGGACTTCCTGAAAAACAACAGATTGTATTTGTCTTGAGGGACCTCCAGGGCATAGAATCTTCGGAAGTCCGGCAAATCCTCAACCTGTCAGAAAACTCGGTGAAAAGTAATTTATATCATGCCCGGAAAGCAATAAGGGAAAAACTGCTCAAAGTAATAAAATAA
- a CDS encoding EthD domain-containing protein: protein MRKEMYLIRGNAKEDHRHFTDRILNMAITTAELINPEALKVTLTQEPPPKISVIPFRKSKIAVFSVYKEDHVKVDFLMKSEGFAGAFTVEEALPVSYEKTWADREPTPGICLLTLFHRKPGISYDTFIHRWHNGHTPLSLKLHPLWNYNRNVVIQKISEHPDWYDGIVEEQTCTRSELMNPFKFFGNPLEIAGNMYAVYTDTKSFLDYKRIETYLAMEYHIVS, encoded by the coding sequence ATGAGAAAAGAGATGTATCTCATTCGCGGTAATGCAAAAGAAGATCACCGGCATTTTACTGACCGCATACTAAACATGGCTATTACAACAGCAGAGCTAATCAATCCGGAGGCCCTTAAGGTTACCCTGACACAGGAGCCTCCTCCAAAAATATCTGTCATCCCGTTCAGGAAAAGCAAGATAGCTGTTTTCTCTGTTTATAAAGAAGATCATGTAAAGGTTGATTTTTTAATGAAATCCGAAGGATTTGCCGGGGCCTTCACGGTAGAGGAAGCGCTCCCGGTGTCTTATGAAAAAACATGGGCTGATCGTGAACCGACGCCGGGCATCTGCCTGCTCACCCTTTTCCACCGGAAACCGGGGATCAGTTATGATACTTTCATCCACCGCTGGCACAACGGCCACACCCCCCTGTCACTAAAGCTTCATCCCCTGTGGAATTACAACCGGAATGTCGTTATTCAAAAGATTTCTGAACATCCTGACTGGTACGACGGCATTGTGGAAGAGCAAACCTGTACCAGGTCGGAACTGATGAATCCATTTAAGTTTTTTGGCAATCCCCTGGAGATAGCTGGCAATATGTACGCGGTTTATACTGATACCAAATCGTTTCTGGATTATAAAAGAATTGAAACCTACCTGGCGATGGAATATCACATCGTGAGTTAA
- a CDS encoding ATP-binding protein, which translates to MIFPFRSYKPRPLYIERIKPFIGLDIIKVITGQRRVGKSYLLYQLMDMINITYPGSTIVYLNKELDEFSGITNDKELLEFVYQNKGKTGKTSLFIDEIQDITDFEKALRSLQADGSYDIYCTGSNASMLSGELATYLSGRYVEFKVFSLSYPEFLSFHQKEDSIETFTEYLQKGGLPYLIHLPDEQHIVNEYLRNIYSTILFKDVVTRYGVRNVPFLENLVRFLCDNTGSLVSAKKISDFLKSQRINISTQVVLNYLGYLESAFFLFKANRSDITGKKIFEVGEKYYFEDLGLRNSIIGYKVADIGKILENIVYIHLKIAGFTIYVGKSGDKEVDFICEKNGERIYVQVCYLLSSQETIQREYGSLMEIPDNYPKYLVTMDDVGKTTSYKGIEHFHAKDFCLNLMAK; encoded by the coding sequence ATGATATTCCCCTTCAGAAGTTATAAACCCAGGCCTCTCTATATTGAAAGAATAAAACCTTTCATCGGTTTGGATATTATCAAAGTGATTACAGGCCAACGGCGTGTTGGCAAGAGCTATTTGCTTTATCAGCTTATGGATATGATTAACATTACATACCCAGGCAGTACCATTGTATATCTGAACAAAGAGCTGGATGAATTTTCAGGTATCACCAATGATAAGGAATTGCTTGAGTTCGTATATCAAAACAAAGGGAAAACGGGTAAAACTTCTCTTTTCATTGATGAAATACAGGATATCACCGATTTCGAAAAAGCCCTGCGCAGCCTGCAAGCCGACGGCAGCTATGACATTTATTGCACCGGAAGTAATGCCAGTATGTTATCAGGCGAGTTGGCAACTTACCTCAGTGGCCGGTATGTTGAATTCAAAGTGTTCAGTCTTTCGTATCCAGAATTTCTGAGCTTCCACCAAAAAGAAGATTCCATTGAAACATTTACAGAATATCTCCAAAAAGGAGGGTTGCCTTATCTCATCCATTTGCCTGATGAACAGCATATTGTAAATGAATATCTCAGGAATATTTACAGTACAATTCTTTTTAAGGATGTTGTAACACGCTACGGAGTAAGAAACGTCCCCTTTCTTGAAAACCTGGTGCGGTTTCTTTGCGATAACACAGGGAGCCTTGTTTCGGCCAAAAAGATCAGTGATTTTCTGAAATCCCAACGCATCAACATCTCTACACAGGTTGTGTTGAATTATTTGGGATATCTTGAATCGGCGTTTTTTCTGTTCAAGGCAAACCGCTCTGATATTACCGGGAAAAAAATATTTGAAGTAGGCGAAAAATATTATTTCGAGGACCTTGGCCTGCGGAATTCAATCATTGGATACAAAGTTGCCGACATTGGTAAGATCCTTGAAAATATCGTGTATATTCACCTTAAGATTGCTGGATTTACTATCTATGTGGGAAAATCGGGGGATAAAGAGGTGGATTTTATTTGCGAAAAAAACGGAGAAAGGATTTATGTACAGGTTTGTTACCTGTTATCAAGCCAGGAAACGATCCAACGGGAATATGGCAGCCTGATGGAAATACCGGATAATTATCCCAAATACCTGGTGACTATGGATGATGTGGGTAAAACGACCAGTTACAAGGGTATAGAACATTTTCATGCAAAAGATTTTTGCTTGAATCTGATGGCAAAATGA
- a CDS encoding acetoacetate--CoA ligase produces the protein MEYKRLWTPDTDLAKKSQMCQYMEFVNAYSDRKFKTYDELHRWSVENIQAFWGTFWHYSGIKFSVDFDQVVDDPKKMPGARWFHGARLNFAENLLQRRDNHPAIIFRGENGYTRIFSFGELYEEIHRVAEGLKRLGVSKGDRIGAFMPNIPETVIAMLAAASLGAIWSSTSPDFGIKGVLDRFSQIEPKIIFAVDGYFYNGKHFDSQEKLRGILGELPTIEHVVMVNFTGKPDLEGIPNAISWEALALPVEGDMNFVQLPFDHPLYIMYSSGTTGLPKSIVHSAGGTLIQHLKELKLHCDVRPDDVVFYFTTCGWMMWNWFVSSLALGATIVCFDGNPFYPGPEALLQLADELKFTLFGTSAKYIASLQQAGVKPKEISGFPYLRAITSTGSPLADESFEYVYDKWKKDVQLSSISGGTDIISCFMLGSPILPVYRGEIQCRGLGMDVDCFDDSGKPVIDKQGELVCKSAFPSMPIYFWNDPDGRKYHSAYFENFPGIWCHGDYMVLSPHGGITMLGRSDATLNPGGVRIGTAEIYRVVENMEEIEDSVVIGQQFEGDERVILFVKMKPGFELNEDLLKKIRTSIRQQCSPRHVPAVILTTPDVPYTINGKKVEVAVKKLIQGQEVKNQDALRNPECLEFYKLVVIG, from the coding sequence ATGGAATATAAACGTCTCTGGACCCCGGACACTGATCTTGCTAAAAAGTCACAGATGTGCCAATATATGGAGTTTGTGAACGCCTATTCTGACAGGAAGTTTAAAACCTATGACGAGCTCCACCGCTGGAGCGTAGAAAACATTCAGGCATTCTGGGGAACTTTCTGGCATTACAGCGGGATCAAATTTTCCGTTGATTTCGACCAGGTTGTGGATGATCCGAAGAAAATGCCTGGTGCCAGATGGTTTCACGGGGCCCGGCTCAACTTCGCCGAAAACCTGCTGCAACGGCGCGACAATCATCCGGCCATCATTTTTCGTGGTGAAAACGGCTACACACGGATATTCTCCTTCGGTGAATTATACGAAGAGATCCACCGTGTGGCCGAAGGCCTGAAGCGGCTTGGCGTGAGTAAGGGTGATCGGATTGGGGCCTTTATGCCCAATATACCGGAAACCGTTATCGCCATGCTGGCCGCGGCTTCCCTAGGCGCCATCTGGTCGTCGACCTCGCCCGATTTCGGGATCAAAGGGGTGCTCGACCGGTTCAGCCAGATCGAGCCGAAGATAATCTTCGCCGTGGATGGCTATTTCTATAACGGAAAACATTTCGATTCGCAGGAAAAACTCCGTGGAATCCTTGGGGAGCTTCCTACCATTGAACACGTGGTGATGGTTAATTTCACCGGGAAGCCCGATTTGGAAGGTATCCCAAATGCTATATCCTGGGAAGCTTTGGCATTACCGGTTGAAGGAGATATGAACTTCGTTCAGCTCCCCTTCGACCATCCGCTTTACATCATGTACTCTTCCGGCACTACGGGCCTGCCGAAAAGCATTGTCCATTCCGCAGGCGGCACCCTGATCCAGCACCTGAAAGAACTTAAACTGCATTGCGATGTACGCCCGGATGACGTTGTCTTCTATTTCACCACATGTGGCTGGATGATGTGGAACTGGTTCGTGAGCAGCCTCGCTCTTGGCGCCACTATCGTCTGTTTCGACGGAAATCCTTTCTATCCCGGACCGGAAGCGCTTCTCCAACTGGCTGATGAACTGAAATTTACCCTCTTCGGTACCAGTGCCAAATACATTGCCTCTCTCCAGCAAGCCGGCGTCAAGCCAAAAGAAATATCAGGCTTTCCTTACCTTAGAGCCATAACTTCAACAGGATCCCCATTGGCTGATGAAAGCTTTGAATATGTTTACGACAAATGGAAAAAGGATGTTCAGCTATCTTCTATCTCAGGCGGTACTGATATTATCTCCTGTTTTATGCTGGGGAGCCCCATTTTGCCCGTTTATCGCGGAGAGATCCAATGCCGCGGGCTGGGTATGGATGTTGATTGCTTTGATGACAGCGGAAAGCCGGTCATTGATAAACAGGGCGAACTGGTTTGCAAGTCCGCGTTCCCCTCCATGCCCATCTATTTCTGGAATGACCCGGATGGCAGGAAATACCACAGTGCCTATTTTGAGAACTTCCCTGGAATATGGTGCCATGGCGATTATATGGTGCTAAGCCCGCATGGCGGGATCACCATGCTTGGCCGGTCTGATGCCACGCTGAACCCCGGCGGCGTTCGGATCGGAACGGCTGAGATCTACCGGGTGGTGGAAAATATGGAAGAAATCGAAGATTCAGTGGTTATCGGGCAACAATTTGAAGGAGACGAAAGGGTAATCCTGTTTGTAAAGATGAAACCAGGTTTTGAACTGAACGAAGATCTTCTCAAAAAAATCCGGACCAGTATCCGCCAGCAATGCAGCCCCCGGCATGTTCCGGCTGTAATCCTCACCACACCTGACGTGCCGTATACCATCAACGGGAAAAAAGTAGAGGTTGCCGTAAAAAAACTCATCCAAGGGCAGGAAGTCAAAAACCAGGATGCGCTGAGGAACCCGGAGTGTTTGGAATTTTATAAGTTAGTGGTTATTGGTTAG
- a CDS encoding GLPGLI family protein, with amino-acid sequence MRILFIIIIIIWSEPSFSQLLADYPVKDLEPAEYVVTYSLKYQEDSLNPNFIRQDNMLLFLGKNISQFLSNNSYVFENDMKKIATESQLQEYLNQRPPMPHLVYRIYKNFPKGKISFTDYVSPNHLKYEENLDLFKWQLDNDTTTINGYKAQKATCDFGGRSWVAWFSPEIPSNDGPYVFNGLPGLIITVYDTRNHYVFELVSIEKPSNELMIKYAERQYIETTKQGFFKAKDAHRDNILSWAKNRGFSDEEQQSAVRMMAEDNNPIELKRK; translated from the coding sequence ATGCGAATACTTTTTATCATTATTATAATAATATGGTCTGAGCCTTCATTCTCACAATTGCTGGCCGACTATCCCGTAAAAGACTTGGAACCGGCTGAATATGTCGTTACTTATTCATTGAAATATCAGGAAGATTCGTTAAATCCAAACTTTATAAGGCAGGATAATATGTTGCTTTTTTTAGGAAAAAATATCAGTCAATTTTTAAGCAATAATTCTTATGTTTTCGAAAATGACATGAAAAAAATCGCCACTGAATCTCAACTTCAGGAGTATTTGAATCAAAGGCCCCCCATGCCACATCTTGTGTACAGGATTTATAAGAATTTTCCTAAAGGAAAAATTTCCTTTACTGATTATGTTTCTCCTAATCATCTAAAATATGAAGAAAACCTTGATTTGTTTAAGTGGCAATTAGATAATGATACGACTACTATCAATGGATACAAAGCACAAAAAGCCACCTGCGATTTTGGAGGCAGAAGCTGGGTTGCCTGGTTTAGTCCTGAAATTCCTTCAAATGACGGTCCCTATGTATTCAATGGCCTGCCTGGTTTGATTATAACGGTTTATGATACCCGTAATCATTATGTGTTTGAACTGGTATCTATCGAAAAACCTTCAAATGAACTTATGATTAAATATGCGGAAAGGCAATACATTGAAACCACAAAACAGGGTTTTTTTAAAGCCAAAGATGCTCATCGTGATAACATTTTAAGTTGGGCAAAAAACAGAGGCTTCAGTGACGAAGAACAACAAAGTGCCGTGAGAATGATGGCCGAGGATAACAATCCCATCGAGTTAAAGCGAAAGTAA
- a CDS encoding outer membrane beta-barrel family protein: MNLQGRVMNTEGEALSNINILVYNPGSKVLVAFAVSDDQGHFQTSVNSTSDSLDIEVSSIQYRKEYRSIANTSQNLQFELLPDVKQLKGITIKASPIEQRGDTISYLVSSFAVKEDRAIEDVLRRMPGIEVEPNGRILYQGVPLQKFYVEGLDLMDGRYGVVSKNLPQSSVSVVEILENHQPIRILEERTTSYQPSLNLKLKHDITTTGTAKLGTGVKPFLWDVNITPMIFTKNFQVLASYQTNNTGNDVSQQLKVLTLEDLLKNVDRPAENPGMLQIIDVNPPEISMNRYLDNNINLLNFNGLQRISRDFQLRANLYYINDIQGEQAALQRTLYTPSDTLTFTEDFNNRLHDNYLNSEFTLTRNVKNNYLNNELKIQSRWDKQTGVINTGSEDIVQSLKDPFKAISNELRTVNPVGKYLVEFWSFITYDHSPHSLAVSPGQFEENLNYGESYKKVLQQMDLKHFYADHSASLVLSWKRLNINPRLGIAYRRQMLESNIFITQQEEEREAGPSFINKLDGRHTRAYLQTEVEYRKSGLTLKARLPLSWQQIYMDDLTSEGEQKLSRLLFDPHLSVDYRINGFWRVRGSWSYANRLGDIDRVNFGFILRNYRDLSQNAAPLSETSSNNFSLNLSYRNPITSFFNSFSYIYVFSHNNLIYGNKVQSDGTTIIQAVELPNTSYSHNLQAYTSKYFAVTKTTISFHANYNQRRGKSLMNGELFIATSILFNFKPELNIRITKWLNAEYGLNASYIQTFIENEKKGNISILRNNFNVFAFPTKSQLISISSEYYKCQGDNNLFVDFLYRYTITKRKIDVEFRWNNIFNSKTYTTYQANAFIVWESSYFLRPSQVFLSVKFSF; encoded by the coding sequence GTGAACCTTCAGGGTCGGGTGATGAATACCGAAGGTGAAGCCTTGTCAAATATCAATATACTGGTGTATAATCCTGGCAGTAAGGTGCTTGTGGCTTTCGCGGTAAGCGATGATCAGGGGCATTTCCAAACCAGTGTAAACAGCACTTCAGACAGCCTTGATATTGAGGTGAGTTCCATTCAATACCGCAAAGAATACCGTAGCATTGCCAATACCTCACAAAACTTGCAATTCGAGCTTCTTCCTGATGTAAAACAATTGAAAGGCATCACGATAAAAGCATCACCCATCGAACAAAGGGGTGACACCATCAGCTATCTGGTAAGTTCGTTCGCGGTAAAAGAGGACAGGGCGATAGAAGATGTATTGCGCCGTATGCCGGGTATAGAAGTTGAACCCAACGGACGTATTCTTTACCAGGGAGTACCTCTTCAAAAGTTTTACGTGGAAGGGCTCGACCTGATGGATGGCCGTTATGGGGTTGTAAGTAAAAATCTCCCCCAAAGCTCTGTCAGCGTCGTTGAAATACTCGAAAATCACCAGCCAATCCGAATTCTGGAAGAACGAACCACATCCTACCAGCCTTCACTTAACCTTAAGCTCAAACACGATATCACCACCACAGGTACTGCCAAACTGGGAACAGGGGTCAAGCCTTTTCTTTGGGATGTTAACATTACGCCCATGATCTTCACCAAAAACTTTCAAGTGTTAGCTTCTTATCAAACCAACAACACGGGTAATGATGTTTCTCAACAACTCAAAGTTTTGACCCTGGAAGATTTACTCAAGAATGTAGACCGCCCTGCTGAAAACCCTGGAATGTTACAAATAATAGATGTAAATCCTCCTGAAATTTCCATGAACCGTTACCTTGATAACAACATAAACTTACTTAATTTCAATGGACTACAGCGCATCAGCCGGGATTTTCAGTTAAGAGCCAACCTTTATTATATAAACGACATTCAAGGGGAACAGGCTGCCCTGCAACGCACTCTCTATACTCCTAGCGACACCCTAACATTTACAGAAGATTTCAATAACCGGCTTCACGACAATTACCTGAATAGTGAGTTCACACTAACCCGCAATGTTAAGAACAATTACCTGAATAATGAGTTGAAGATACAATCGCGATGGGACAAACAGACGGGAGTGATTAATACAGGAAGTGAAGATATTGTCCAATCACTGAAAGATCCTTTTAAGGCCATTTCAAACGAATTGAGAACAGTAAACCCGGTGGGTAAATATCTGGTGGAATTTTGGTCCTTTATTACTTACGACCATAGTCCGCATAGCCTGGCAGTTAGCCCCGGCCAGTTCGAGGAGAACCTGAACTATGGTGAGTCTTACAAAAAGGTACTCCAGCAAATGGATTTGAAACACTTTTATGCTGACCACTCAGCCAGCCTGGTGTTGAGTTGGAAAAGACTAAATATCAATCCCCGGCTAGGTATAGCTTACCGCCGGCAGATGCTCGAAAGTAATATCTTTATCACACAGCAGGAAGAAGAGCGTGAAGCCGGACCCAGCTTTATCAATAAACTTGACGGCCGCCATACCCGCGCCTATTTGCAAACTGAAGTTGAATACAGAAAGTCAGGCCTTACACTCAAGGCCAGGCTACCGCTTAGCTGGCAACAGATATATATGGATGATTTGACATCAGAAGGGGAGCAGAAACTCAGCCGCTTACTGTTCGATCCTCATCTATCGGTGGATTACCGGATTAACGGTTTTTGGCGCGTGAGAGGCTCATGGAGCTATGCCAACCGATTAGGCGACATTGACAGGGTAAACTTCGGTTTTATCCTGAGAAACTATCGTGACCTTAGCCAGAATGCAGCGCCCCTTTCAGAAACTTCCAGTAACAATTTTTCATTGAATCTGTCATACCGCAACCCTATCACTTCCTTTTTTAACTCCTTCAGCTATATCTATGTTTTTAGTCATAATAACTTGATATACGGTAACAAAGTTCAGTCTGACGGGACAACTATAATACAAGCGGTTGAGTTGCCTAATACAAGCTATTCCCATAACCTGCAGGCATATACCAGTAAGTATTTTGCTGTAACTAAAACAACCATCAGCTTTCATGCTAACTACAATCAGCGCCGGGGAAAGTCATTGATGAATGGAGAATTATTTATTGCCACAAGTATATTGTTCAACTTCAAACCCGAGCTAAATATTCGCATAACCAAATGGCTGAATGCAGAATATGGATTAAATGCAAGTTATATTCAAACCTTTATCGAAAATGAAAAGAAGGGCAACATTTCCATCTTGAGAAACAACTTCAATGTCTTTGCTTTTCCAACAAAAAGCCAACTGATCAGCATTTCATCCGAATATTACAAATGCCAGGGCGACAATAACCTCTTTGTTGATTTTCTATACCGTTACACAATTACAAAACGAAAAATTGATGTCGAATTCCGCTGGAACAACATCTTCAACAGTAAAACCTATACAACATACCAGGCAAATGCCTTCATAGTTTGGGAATCCAGTTATTTTTTACGTCCTTCCCAGGTATTTCTGTCAGTTAAGTTTAGTTTTTAG